The Pseudomonas sp. TH06 genome has a window encoding:
- a CDS encoding LEA type 2 family protein: MRRLHAVILSLLLLSLSACALFPNRDPVNINVVGIEPLTSQDLEVRFAIKLRVQNPNETAIDYNGIALDLEVNGRPLASGVSDQSGTIARFSETVVSVPVSVSAFSVLRQTLGLSQTQTLDNLPYVLRGKLAGGLFGTMRFTDSGKLSLPKTSAATW; the protein is encoded by the coding sequence ATGCGCCGTTTGCACGCCGTCATCCTGTCGCTACTGCTGTTGTCGCTCAGTGCCTGCGCGCTGTTTCCCAATCGTGATCCGGTCAACATCAACGTGGTCGGCATCGAGCCGCTGACCAGCCAGGATCTGGAAGTGCGTTTCGCGATCAAGCTGCGCGTGCAAAACCCCAATGAAACAGCCATCGACTACAACGGCATTGCCCTGGATCTGGAAGTCAACGGCCGCCCGCTGGCCTCAGGCGTCAGTGACCAGAGCGGCACGATCGCGCGCTTCTCTGAAACCGTGGTCAGCGTGCCCGTCAGCGTTTCCGCGTTCTCGGTGCTCCGCCAGACCCTCGGTTTGAGCCAGACGCAAACCCTCGACAATCTGCCTTACGTGCTGCGTGGCAAACTCGCCGGAGGGCTGTTCGGCACCATGCGTTTCACCGACAGCGGCAAGCTCAGCCTGCCTAAAACCAGCGCCGCGACCTGGTAA
- the speB gene encoding agmatinase: MDQPMLNDQALTRDSLYGTAAESTYAGITSFMRRRYSRDLRGVDVAVSGVPFDTATSNRPGARFGPRGIRAASSGIAWERHWPWAFDPFDHLAVIDYGDCDFDYGSPHSIPESIEAHAEHILNAGSAMLTFGGDHFISYPLLKAHARKHGTLSLIHFDAHSDTWPDEEGKRVDHGTMFWHAAREGLVDPARSVQIGLRTTNDDHQGFQVLDARQVHRSGCEAIVEAIRARVGDNPVYLTFDIDCLDPAFAPGTGTPVCGGLSTVQALEILGGLRGINLVGMDVVEVAPAYDHAEVTSLAAATLAMEMLCLYAARHKVDL; encoded by the coding sequence GTGGATCAGCCCATGCTCAATGACCAGGCTTTGACCCGTGACAGCCTGTACGGCACTGCCGCCGAAAGCACCTACGCCGGCATCACCAGTTTCATGCGCCGCCGCTATAGCCGCGACCTGCGCGGTGTCGACGTGGCGGTCAGCGGCGTGCCGTTCGACACGGCCACCAGCAACCGTCCGGGCGCCCGTTTCGGGCCACGCGGGATTCGTGCGGCGTCCAGCGGGATTGCCTGGGAGCGCCACTGGCCATGGGCGTTTGACCCGTTCGATCATCTGGCGGTGATCGATTACGGCGACTGTGATTTCGATTACGGCTCACCACACAGCATCCCGGAAAGCATCGAGGCCCACGCCGAGCACATTCTCAATGCCGGCAGCGCCATGCTGACGTTCGGTGGCGACCACTTCATCAGTTATCCGCTGCTCAAGGCTCACGCCCGCAAACACGGCACGCTGTCGCTGATCCACTTCGATGCGCACAGCGACACCTGGCCAGATGAGGAGGGCAAGCGCGTCGATCACGGCACGATGTTCTGGCACGCGGCACGCGAGGGTCTGGTCGATCCGGCGCGGTCGGTACAGATCGGTTTACGCACCACCAATGACGATCATCAAGGCTTTCAGGTCCTCGACGCCCGGCAGGTGCATCGCAGTGGCTGCGAGGCGATCGTTGAAGCGATTCGCGCCCGCGTCGGCGATAACCCGGTGTACCTGACGTTCGACATCGATTGCCTCGATCCGGCGTTCGCTCCCGGCACCGGCACCCCGGTGTGCGGCGGTTTGAGCACGGTGCAGGCGCTGGAAATTCTCGGCGGTTTGCGCGGGATCAATCTGGTCGGCATGGACGTGGTGGAAGTGGCACCGGCATACGATCACGCCGAAGTCACCTCCCTGGCGGCGGCGACACTGGCGATGGAAATGCTCTGCCTCTATGCCGCCCGGCACAAAGTCGACCTCTAA
- a CDS encoding LysR family transcriptional regulator gives MLGQLHDVDLQLLRLFVRVVECGGFSAAQGELGLSQSSISQQMAKLETRLGYRLCSRGKGGFSVTPKGEQLLIAVRSLFESIETFRHQSNGVAGRLIGEVRLGISEAVDQSVLQRVAEAIRRFRERDESVRIELISAMPGEMERLLLQQRLDLAIGYFSQVQSAFDYRQLFSETQHLYCAPGHPLFTDEAPSDAAIEACDRVDHPYRFLRSDEPFQGKLCSARSEQVEGTLAFILSGKHVGYLPDHYARGWQAKGLLRPVREGELSFEVAFHLARHRALVPGDAQKAFEEDLLAAFT, from the coding sequence ATGCTCGGACAGCTTCACGATGTCGATCTGCAGCTGCTGCGCCTGTTCGTACGGGTGGTCGAGTGCGGAGGTTTCAGTGCCGCGCAAGGTGAACTGGGGCTGAGCCAATCGAGCATCAGCCAGCAAATGGCCAAGCTGGAAACCCGTCTCGGCTATCGGCTGTGCAGCCGTGGCAAGGGCGGTTTCAGTGTCACGCCCAAGGGCGAGCAGTTGCTGATCGCGGTTCGCAGCCTGTTTGAATCGATTGAAACCTTCCGCCATCAATCCAACGGCGTCGCCGGGCGTTTGATCGGTGAAGTGCGCTTGGGCATTTCCGAAGCCGTCGATCAATCGGTGCTGCAACGGGTCGCTGAGGCGATCCGGCGTTTTCGTGAGCGTGATGAGTCGGTGCGCATCGAGCTGATCAGCGCGATGCCCGGCGAGATGGAGCGCTTGTTGCTGCAACAGCGGCTGGACTTGGCGATCGGCTACTTCTCGCAAGTACAAAGTGCCTTCGACTACCGCCAGTTGTTCAGTGAAACCCAGCATTTGTATTGCGCGCCGGGGCATCCGTTGTTCACGGATGAGGCGCCCAGCGATGCGGCGATAGAAGCTTGTGACCGGGTCGATCACCCGTATCGGTTTTTGCGTTCGGATGAGCCGTTTCAGGGCAAGCTCTGTTCGGCGCGCTCGGAGCAGGTTGAGGGGACGCTGGCGTTTATCCTGTCGGGCAAGCATGTCGGTTATCTGCCGGATCACTACGCGCGTGGCTGGCAGGCCAAAGGCTTGTTGCGGCCGGTGCGTGAGGGCGAATTGAGTTTCGAGGTGGCGTTTCATCTGGCCCGCCACCGGGCGCTGGTGCCGGGGGATGCGCAGAAGGCGTTTGAAGAGGATTTGCTCGCCGCATTCACCTGA
- a CDS encoding LysR family transcriptional regulator, giving the protein MSQMNIANVDLNLLKVFEALHEESSASRAALRLGVTQSAVSAALRRLREVYGDQLFVRTGRGLAPTLKANQLKPVVSEALNKCRQSLAMVDPTANHYEGRSVTVGLSDDFEIAYGRRLIEEIARSAPKLRLIFRQTHSLIVARALMERSIDLAITAGGFAERLLSRQVLGEGGYACLVDRASLAPGQQQIGLDEFVEREHILVSSGGFIGITDEGLAAVGMSRRVCASTTHFAALPHLLKGSQAVATIPAHAAESIAALSGLALLPCPLALPRYPIELGWRTSTQIDPVVVKVREAIVACFTLD; this is encoded by the coding sequence ATGAGCCAAATGAATATCGCCAATGTCGACCTCAACTTGCTGAAAGTTTTCGAAGCCCTGCATGAGGAATCCAGTGCCAGCCGCGCCGCATTGCGCCTGGGCGTGACGCAATCGGCCGTCAGCGCGGCGTTGCGGCGCTTGCGTGAGGTGTATGGCGATCAACTGTTTGTGCGCACCGGACGCGGACTCGCGCCGACGCTCAAGGCCAATCAGCTCAAACCGGTGGTCAGCGAAGCCCTGAACAAATGCCGGCAAAGCCTGGCGATGGTCGATCCGACGGCCAATCATTACGAAGGGCGCTCGGTGACAGTGGGCCTGTCGGACGACTTCGAAATCGCTTATGGCCGGCGGCTGATCGAGGAAATCGCCCGTAGCGCACCAAAACTGCGGCTGATCTTCCGGCAGACCCACAGCCTGATCGTCGCCCGCGCCCTGATGGAGCGCAGTATCGACCTGGCGATAACCGCTGGCGGATTTGCCGAGCGTCTGCTCAGCCGTCAAGTCTTGGGTGAAGGGGGTTACGCGTGCCTGGTCGACCGGGCGAGCCTTGCGCCCGGCCAGCAGCAGATCGGTCTGGACGAGTTCGTCGAACGCGAGCACATTCTGGTGTCGTCGGGCGGTTTTATCGGGATTACCGATGAGGGGCTGGCGGCCGTGGGCATGAGTCGGCGGGTATGCGCATCGACCACGCATTTTGCCGCGCTGCCACATCTGCTCAAGGGCAGTCAGGCGGTGGCGACGATTCCGGCGCATGCCGCCGAGAGCATCGCGGCGCTCAGTGGCCTTGCGCTATTGCCCTGCCCGCTGGCCTTGCCGCGTTACCCGATCGAGCTGGGCTGGCGCACCAGCACGCAGATCGACCCGGTGGTGGTGAAGGTGCGCGAGGCGATTGTCGCGTGCTTCACCCTCGACTGA
- a CDS encoding carbon-nitrogen hydrolase family protein gives MPKSIVAALQIGSLPGGKGETLEQILGWEAAIIESGASLVVMPEALLGGYPKGEGFGTQLGYRLPEGREAYARYFANAIDVPGAETEDLADLSARTGANLVIGVIERAGSTLYCTVLYFDPQTGLAARHRKLMPTGTERLIWGKGDGSTLPVLDTQVGKLGAVVCWENMMPLLRTTMYAKGIEVWCAPTVDEREMWQVSMRHIAHEGRCFVVSACQVQASPKQLGVEIANWPADRALIAGGSVIIGPMGDVLAGPLRGEAGLLTAEIDTADLVRARYDYDVVGHYARPDIFELSVDERAKPGVRFNT, from the coding sequence ATGCCAAAGTCAATTGTTGCTGCGCTGCAGATCGGCTCTTTGCCCGGTGGCAAGGGCGAAACCCTGGAGCAGATTCTGGGCTGGGAGGCGGCGATCATCGAGTCCGGTGCGTCACTGGTGGTCATGCCGGAAGCGTTGCTCGGCGGCTATCCGAAAGGCGAGGGCTTCGGCACGCAACTGGGTTATCGATTGCCGGAAGGTCGCGAAGCGTATGCGCGGTATTTCGCCAATGCCATTGATGTGCCGGGGGCGGAAACCGAAGACCTGGCCGATCTGTCGGCGCGCACCGGCGCCAATCTGGTGATCGGCGTTATCGAGCGCGCTGGCAGCACTTTGTATTGCACGGTGCTGTACTTCGATCCGCAGACCGGGCTGGCAGCCAGGCACCGCAAACTGATGCCCACGGGTACTGAACGACTGATCTGGGGCAAGGGTGATGGTTCAACGCTGCCGGTGCTCGACACCCAGGTCGGCAAACTCGGCGCGGTAGTGTGCTGGGAAAACATGATGCCGTTGCTGCGCACGACGATGTACGCCAAGGGCATTGAAGTCTGGTGCGCGCCGACCGTGGATGAGCGTGAAATGTGGCAGGTAAGCATGCGCCATATCGCCCATGAGGGCCGTTGCTTTGTGGTCAGTGCCTGTCAGGTGCAGGCGTCGCCGAAGCAACTGGGCGTGGAGATTGCCAACTGGCCGGCGGACCGTGCGTTGATTGCCGGCGGCAGCGTGATTATCGGGCCGATGGGCGATGTACTTGCCGGGCCGTTACGCGGCGAGGCGGGGCTGCTGACAGCCGAAATAGACACCGCAGACCTGGTTCGCGCCCGGTATGACTACGACGTGGTCGGCCATTACGCCCGGCCCGATATCTTCGAGCTGAGCGTCGACGAACGCGCGAAACCGGGCGTGCGCTTCAACACATAA
- a CDS encoding DUF883 family protein gives MARKSAVQAAEDQIKDQAFSELQALIEESDKLLKSSASLVGEEAETLRGQIALKLQQALDSVSSVRDRTKPAVDATESYIGGHPWQTVAISAGFGLVVGLLLGRR, from the coding sequence ATGGCCCGGAAATCCGCCGTGCAAGCCGCCGAAGACCAAATCAAGGATCAAGCCTTCAGCGAACTTCAGGCTCTGATTGAAGAGTCCGACAAACTGCTCAAGAGCAGCGCCTCACTGGTCGGTGAAGAAGCGGAGACCCTGCGCGGGCAAATCGCCCTGAAACTGCAACAGGCGCTCGATTCGGTATCCAGCGTACGCGACCGCACCAAACCTGCCGTCGACGCGACCGAAAGCTACATTGGTGGCCACCCTTGGCAGACCGTTGCGATTTCCGCCGGGTTTGGTCTGGTGGTTGGCCTGTTGCTCGGCCGTCGTTAA
- a CDS encoding nucleobase:cation symporter-2 family protein, with translation MTVSEKAPRNNDLIYGLNDRPHLTATVFAALQHVLASFVGIITPTLIMGGALGLQSEIPYLISMALFVSGLGTFVQAKRFGPVGSGLLCLQGTSFSFISVILSAGFMVKARGGGTDEILSTIFGVCFFAAFIEVVLSQFIGKLRMLITPVVTGTIITLMGLSLIKVAMTDIAGGFGAPDLGAASHIFLAALVIGTIVVLNRVDVPFLRLGAIVIGLTLGYVVAWLMGTVDFSTMPEVPLVSVPVPFKYGFNFDWVAFVPVAVIFLVSPLEAAGDLTANSMISRQPVKGPLYIRRIKSGLLADGLNSAMAAVFNSMPMVTFAQNNGVIQLTGVASRYVAFFIAGLLVVLGLFPMIGAVLQLMPKPVLGGAELVMFGTVAVAGIKILAEAGLHRRNMLIVAISLGMGLGIAAVPEVLRELPQALRNIFESPITVGALCAIVLNIFLPEEFIELEEDDFDPEASILQVMENPDVPAKGEPASAAAVAQLNR, from the coding sequence ATGACCGTCTCTGAAAAAGCCCCGCGCAACAACGATCTGATCTACGGCCTCAACGACCGCCCGCACCTCACCGCGACCGTGTTTGCCGCGCTGCAACACGTGCTCGCCAGTTTCGTCGGCATCATCACCCCGACCCTGATCATGGGCGGCGCTCTCGGGCTGCAAAGCGAGATCCCCTATCTGATCAGCATGGCGCTGTTCGTTTCCGGCCTCGGTACATTCGTTCAGGCCAAGCGCTTCGGCCCGGTCGGTTCGGGGCTGCTTTGCCTGCAAGGCACCAGTTTCTCCTTTATCAGCGTGATTCTCAGCGCCGGTTTCATGGTCAAGGCGCGCGGCGGCGGTACCGATGAAATCCTCTCGACGATCTTTGGCGTGTGCTTCTTTGCCGCGTTCATCGAAGTGGTGCTGAGCCAGTTCATCGGCAAGCTGCGCATGCTGATCACCCCGGTGGTCACGGGCACGATCATCACCCTGATGGGCCTGTCGCTGATCAAAGTGGCAATGACCGACATTGCCGGAGGTTTCGGCGCACCTGACCTGGGCGCTGCCAGCCACATCTTTCTGGCCGCGCTGGTGATCGGCACCATCGTTGTGCTGAACCGCGTCGACGTACCGTTTCTGCGTCTGGGCGCCATCGTCATCGGCCTGACCCTCGGCTACGTGGTGGCGTGGCTGATGGGCACCGTGGATTTCTCGACGATGCCTGAGGTGCCGCTGGTCAGCGTGCCGGTGCCGTTCAAGTACGGTTTCAATTTCGACTGGGTGGCGTTTGTGCCGGTGGCGGTGATTTTCCTTGTGTCGCCGCTGGAAGCCGCCGGTGACCTGACCGCCAACTCGATGATCTCCCGGCAACCGGTGAAAGGCCCGCTGTACATCCGCCGGATCAAGTCCGGCCTGCTCGCCGATGGCCTCAACTCGGCCATGGCCGCCGTGTTCAACAGCATGCCAATGGTGACCTTCGCGCAGAACAATGGCGTGATTCAGCTCACCGGTGTGGCCAGCCGTTACGTGGCGTTCTTCATCGCCGGGCTGCTGGTGGTGTTGGGGCTGTTCCCGATGATCGGCGCCGTCCTGCAACTGATGCCGAAACCGGTGCTCGGCGGCGCCGAACTGGTGATGTTCGGCACCGTCGCCGTGGCCGGGATCAAGATTCTGGCCGAGGCCGGCCTGCATCGACGCAACATGCTCATCGTGGCGATTTCCCTGGGAATGGGCCTAGGCATCGCTGCTGTTCCGGAAGTCCTGCGCGAACTGCCGCAGGCCTTGCGCAACATCTTTGAGTCGCCGATCACTGTGGGTGCCTTGTGCGCTATCGTGCTGAACATCTTCCTGCCGGAGGAATTCATCGAGCTGGAAGAAGACGACTTCGATCCGGAAGCCTCTATTCTTCAGGTCATGGAAAACCCGGACGTCCCGGCCAAAGGTGAACCCGCCTCGGCTGCGGCTGTCGCACAGTTGAACCGCTAA
- a CDS encoding Ldh family oxidoreductase, whose product MSAPHDHVSSAESSVLSLEALTLLLETIFLRHGTSVEVARVLATNCANAERDGAHSHGVFRIPGYVSTLKSAWVNGHAVPRVEDIAPGFVRVDAGNGFAQPALAAARPLLVEKARHAGIAVLAIRNSHHFAALWPDVEPFADEGLVALSVVNSMTCVVPHGADRPLFGTNPIAFAAPRAGAAPIVFDLATSAIAHGDVQIAARKGERLPAGMGVDSLGQPTQDPKAILEGGALLPFGGHKGSALSMMVELLAAALTGGNFSFEFDWSNHPGAKTPWTGQLLIVIDPSKAAGQSFAERSEELVRQMHGVGLKRLPGDRRHWQRAKSLAEGIVLDQQTLAQLRELAAD is encoded by the coding sequence ATGTCTGCGCCACACGACCATGTCTCTTCCGCCGAATCCTCAGTGTTATCGCTTGAAGCGCTGACACTACTGCTCGAAACGATTTTTCTGCGCCACGGCACCTCTGTCGAGGTCGCCCGGGTGCTGGCCACAAATTGCGCCAATGCCGAACGCGACGGTGCTCACAGCCACGGCGTATTCCGCATTCCGGGTTACGTCTCGACCCTGAAAAGTGCCTGGGTCAATGGCCATGCCGTGCCCCGGGTCGAAGATATCGCGCCCGGGTTTGTCCGCGTCGATGCCGGTAACGGTTTCGCCCAGCCGGCATTGGCTGCCGCCAGGCCATTGCTGGTGGAGAAGGCGCGGCATGCCGGAATCGCCGTGTTGGCGATTCGCAATTCCCATCACTTCGCGGCGCTGTGGCCGGATGTCGAACCTTTCGCCGACGAAGGTCTGGTGGCGCTCAGCGTGGTCAACAGCATGACCTGCGTGGTGCCGCACGGCGCCGACCGGCCGTTGTTCGGCACCAATCCGATTGCCTTTGCCGCGCCACGGGCCGGCGCCGCGCCAATCGTCTTCGACTTGGCCACCAGCGCAATCGCCCATGGCGACGTACAGATCGCCGCGCGCAAGGGTGAACGGTTACCGGCCGGCATGGGTGTCGACAGCCTCGGCCAGCCGACCCAGGACCCCAAGGCAATTCTCGAAGGTGGGGCGTTGTTGCCGTTTGGCGGGCACAAGGGCTCGGCGCTGTCGATGATGGTGGAATTGTTGGCAGCGGCGCTGACCGGCGGCAATTTTTCTTTCGAGTTCGACTGGTCGAATCATCCCGGGGCGAAAACCCCGTGGACCGGGCAGTTGCTGATCGTCATCGACCCGAGCAAGGCCGCCGGGCAGAGTTTTGCCGAGCGCAGTGAAGAGCTGGTGCGACAGATGCATGGCGTCGGGCTCAAGCGGTTGCCGGGGGATCGCCGACATTGGCAGCGGGCGAAATCGTTGGCAGAAGGGATAGTGCTGGATCAGCAGACGTTGGCGCAGTTGCGGGAACTGGCTGCTGATTGA
- a CDS encoding GNAT family N-acetyltransferase produces MEDTPTLYTERLILRPLELADAQAVQQQFAHWEVVRYLNAAVPWPYPENGALTYLRDVALPAMAAGKEWHWSIRLKTAPEQLIGNISLMDQADNNRGLWLAPAWQGKGLMSEACAAVTNYWFGTLARPVMRVPKAAPNIGSRRLSERAGMRLIRSDEDNFVGGRFARDLWEITREEWLQNH; encoded by the coding sequence ATGGAAGACACACCGACGTTGTACACCGAACGGCTGATCCTGCGCCCGCTGGAACTGGCGGATGCGCAAGCGGTGCAACAGCAGTTTGCCCACTGGGAAGTGGTGCGCTACCTGAACGCCGCCGTGCCGTGGCCGTACCCGGAAAATGGCGCCCTTACCTACCTTCGCGACGTTGCGTTACCGGCAATGGCCGCTGGCAAGGAATGGCATTGGTCGATTCGGCTGAAGACCGCGCCAGAGCAATTGATCGGCAATATCAGCCTGATGGATCAAGCCGACAACAACCGCGGGCTATGGCTTGCGCCGGCATGGCAAGGCAAGGGTTTGATGAGCGAAGCCTGCGCGGCGGTGACGAACTACTGGTTTGGAACCCTTGCTCGCCCGGTGATGCGCGTGCCGAAAGCGGCGCCGAACATCGGCTCGCGCCGCCTCTCCGAACGCGCCGGGATGCGTCTGATTCGCAGCGATGAAGACAATTTTGTCGGAGGGCGCTTTGCTCGGGATCTCTGGGAAATCACCCGCGAGGAATGGCTGCAAAATCATTAA
- a CDS encoding polyamine ABC transporter substrate-binding protein, producing the protein MAPMFKLCFPALLLSVVINAQAEDKTLNLYSWADYVPPQTLQRFEQETGIHVRYDTFDTSEVLETKLLTGGSGYDVVVPSSSVLARGLAAGALKEIPHDGLKGYANLDADLLEKLAAVDPGNRYGVPYTWGTLGLGMNVEAVKQRLPNVPLNSLDLLFKPEYASKLKDCGIAILDSPQEVIGLALHYLGKDPYSTDKQDLAAAEALLQKLQPSVLYVATGRQINDLASGNVCLALTYNGDASMAADQARKANKPYEVGYRIPKEGTLIWQDNLAIPKDAPHPEAARAFIEFMLRPDSVAELTNTLFFATANQAATPLVDEAVRNDPDIYPPSAVRELLYADRSMSLKDMRQRTRLWTTFRSHQ; encoded by the coding sequence ATGGCTCCCATGTTCAAGCTGTGTTTCCCCGCGCTGTTGTTGTCCGTGGTCATCAATGCCCAGGCCGAAGACAAAACCCTCAATCTGTACAGCTGGGCCGATTACGTGCCGCCGCAGACCCTGCAGCGTTTCGAACAGGAAACCGGGATCCACGTGCGCTACGACACGTTCGATACCTCCGAAGTGCTGGAAACCAAATTGCTCACCGGCGGCAGTGGTTACGACGTCGTGGTGCCGTCGTCCAGCGTGCTCGCCCGTGGACTGGCAGCCGGGGCGCTGAAAGAAATTCCCCACGACGGGCTCAAGGGCTACGCCAATCTCGATGCGGACCTGCTGGAGAAACTCGCCGCCGTCGATCCGGGCAATCGCTACGGCGTTCCATACACCTGGGGCACGCTCGGGCTGGGGATGAACGTCGAGGCGGTCAAGCAACGCCTGCCGAACGTGCCGCTGAACAGCCTCGACCTGCTGTTCAAGCCTGAATACGCCAGCAAGCTCAAGGACTGTGGCATCGCGATTCTCGATTCGCCGCAGGAAGTGATCGGGCTGGCGCTGCATTACCTCGGTAAAGATCCCTACAGCACCGACAAGCAGGATCTGGCCGCCGCCGAAGCGTTGTTGCAGAAGCTGCAGCCCTCGGTGCTGTACGTCGCCACTGGCCGGCAGATCAACGATCTCGCCAGCGGCAACGTATGCCTGGCCCTGACCTACAACGGTGATGCGAGCATGGCCGCCGATCAGGCGCGCAAGGCCAACAAACCGTACGAAGTCGGTTACCGCATTCCCAAGGAAGGCACGCTGATCTGGCAGGACAATCTGGCGATCCCCAAGGACGCGCCGCACCCCGAAGCGGCGCGGGCGTTTATCGAGTTCATGTTGCGTCCCGACTCGGTGGCCGAACTGACCAACACGCTGTTTTTCGCCACCGCCAACCAGGCTGCGACGCCGCTGGTGGATGAAGCGGTGCGCAACGACCCCGACATCTATCCGCCGAGCGCAGTGCGCGAACTTCTGTATGCCGACCGCAGCATGAGCCTCAAGGACATGCGCCAGCGCACGCGTCTGTGGACCACGTTCCGTAGCCATCAATAA